A region of Maridesulfovibrio sp. DNA encodes the following proteins:
- a CDS encoding DegT/DnrJ/EryC1/StrS family aminotransferase, whose amino-acid sequence MKQIKFLDVGWTYQALAPKIDAAAKRVLESGWFIHGDEVKAFEKEFALYTGAKNCIGCGNGLEAIELTLRAAGVGPGDDVLVPSNTFIATWLAVTRTGANIIPVEPVEATYNMDPAKLEAALTPNTKAIIPVHLYGQPADMDPIMEFAEKHSLFVVTDAAQAHGAVYKGRMSGTLGHAAAFSFYPGKNLGAFGDGGAVTTMDDNIAEQVRKLANYGSTEKYVHEYKGFNSRLDEMQAAFLRVKLDKLDNWNWTRKTIAGIYLEGLKETPLILPVIGEGIQSVWHIFVVRCKDRDALISHLAENKIEASIHYPIPPHKQGAYKEMENLSLPISEAIHNEVLSLPMGPHMTEEDARRVVNVVKDFFN is encoded by the coding sequence ATGAAGCAGATTAAATTTCTCGACGTAGGCTGGACATACCAGGCTCTTGCCCCGAAAATAGACGCAGCCGCAAAACGTGTTCTTGAATCAGGCTGGTTCATTCACGGTGACGAAGTAAAAGCCTTTGAAAAAGAATTCGCACTCTACACCGGAGCTAAAAACTGCATCGGCTGCGGTAACGGACTGGAAGCAATTGAGTTGACCCTGCGCGCTGCCGGTGTCGGTCCCGGTGATGACGTGCTGGTCCCTTCAAACACCTTTATCGCCACATGGCTGGCGGTAACCAGAACCGGAGCCAACATTATTCCGGTTGAGCCTGTGGAAGCCACCTACAACATGGATCCGGCCAAACTTGAAGCCGCATTGACCCCGAATACCAAGGCCATAATCCCGGTTCATCTCTATGGCCAACCCGCAGATATGGACCCGATCATGGAATTTGCGGAAAAGCACTCCCTGTTCGTTGTCACGGATGCCGCACAGGCCCACGGCGCGGTCTACAAAGGACGTATGTCCGGCACATTGGGCCATGCTGCAGCCTTCAGCTTCTACCCCGGCAAGAACCTCGGTGCCTTCGGAGACGGCGGAGCTGTAACCACTATGGATGACAACATAGCCGAGCAGGTTCGCAAACTTGCCAACTACGGTTCTACTGAAAAGTATGTTCACGAATACAAGGGATTTAACAGCAGACTTGACGAAATGCAGGCCGCATTCCTGCGTGTGAAACTAGACAAGCTGGACAACTGGAACTGGACCCGCAAAACCATTGCCGGAATTTATCTGGAAGGGCTCAAAGAGACCCCACTGATTCTTCCGGTAATCGGTGAAGGAATCCAATCCGTCTGGCACATTTTCGTCGTTCGCTGCAAAGACCGCGACGCCCTGATCAGCCATCTTGCCGAAAACAAAATCGAGGCTTCCATCCATTACCCAATCCCTCCGCACAAACAGGGGGCGTATAAGGAGATGGAAAACCTTTCCCTGCCCATCAGCGAGGCTATCCACAACGAAGTGCTCTCCCTGCCCATGGGACCGCATATGACTGAGGAAGATGCCCGTAGGGTTGTAAACGTTGTAAAAGATTTTTTTAATTAA
- a CDS encoding FdtA/QdtA family cupin domain-containing protein yields the protein MIKEDKPQIIELPKINDNRGNLTFIENSRHIPFDIKRVYYLYDVPGGETRGGHAHKKLRQYIIAASGSFDVVLDDGKTKTKFSLNRSYYGLYIPTMTWRELENFSSGSVCLVLASEYYDPSDYYYSYDEFIKAVKKNEAD from the coding sequence ATGATCAAAGAAGATAAACCGCAAATTATCGAACTGCCCAAAATCAATGACAACAGGGGAAACCTGACTTTTATTGAAAACAGTCGCCATATTCCTTTTGATATCAAAAGAGTGTACTATCTATATGACGTTCCCGGCGGAGAGACCCGTGGAGGACATGCCCATAAGAAGCTCAGGCAATACATCATCGCTGCTTCCGGCAGCTTTGACGTAGTGCTTGATGACGGTAAGACCAAAACCAAGTTCTCACTGAACAGGTCGTACTACGGGCTGTACATCCCGACCATGACATGGCGTGAGCTTGAAAACTTCTCTTCCGGTTCCGTTTGTCTGGTGCTGGCCTCGGAATATTATGATCCGAGTGACTATTACTACAGCTATGATGAATTCATAAAGGCGGTAAAAAAAAATGAAGCAGATTAA